The Couchioplanes caeruleus sequence CGGACGAGGTCTTCCACGGCCTCGCCCGGCTCGGCGCGTTCGGCATGAAGATCGACAAGGAATACGGCGGCCTCGGCCTGACGAACCTGCACTACTGCAAGGCGCTCACGCTGGTCGCCTCGGTGAGCCCCGCGGTCTCCGCGCTGCTCTCCGCGCACCAGTCGATCGGCGTCCCGCAGCCGCTCAAGATCTTCGGCACTCCGGCGCAGAAGCAGGCGTTCCTGCCCCGGCTGGCGGCCGGCGAGGTGTCCGCGTTCCTGCTCACCGAGCCGGACGTCGGCTCCGACCCCGCGCGCCTGGGCACCGTCGCCGAGCCGGTCGAGGGCGGCTACCGGCTCAACGGGGTGAAGCTGTGGGCCACCAACGGCACGGTCGCCACCCTGCTGGTCGTCATGGCCCGGGTTCCCGGCAAGGGCATCACCGCGTTCGTGGTGGAGGGCGACACGCCGGGCATCACCGTGGAACGACGCAACTCGTTCCTCGGCTTGCGGGGGCTGGAGAACAGCGTGACCCGCTTCCACGACGTGCTCGTCCCCGCGGAGAATGTGATCGGTGGTCTCGGCAAGGGCCTGCGGATCGCTCTGACCACGCTCAACACCGGTCGACTGTCGCTACCCGCCATGTGCGTGGCCGCGAGCAAGCGCTCGCTCGCCATCGCCCGCGAATGGTCGGCCGAGCGGGTGCAGTGGGGCCGCCCGGTCGGGCGGCACGAGGCCGTGGCCGGCAAGATCGCCTTCATCGCCGCGACCACGTACGCGATGGAGTCGATGCTCGACCTCTGCTGCGTCATCGCCGACGACGACCGCAACGACATCCGGATCGAGGCGGCGCTGGTGAAGCTCTTCGCCAGCGAGCTGGCCTGGAGGATCGCCGACGAACTGGTCCAGATCCGCGGCGGCCGCGGCTTCGAGCGCGCCGATTCGCTTGCCGCCCGCGGCGAGCGCGCGTCCGAGGCCGAGCAGCTCCTGCGCGACCTGCGGATCAACCGGATCTTCGAGGGCTCCACCGAGATCATGCATCTGCTCATCGCCCGCGAGGCGGTCGACGCCCATCTTGCGGTCGCCGGCGACATCATCGACCCGGAGGCCGGGCTCGGTCGCAAGGCCCGGGCGGGGGCACGTGCCGGCGCCTTCTACGCGCGGTGGCTGCCGACCCTGGCCGTCGGCCGTGGCCAGGTGCCAGGCGGGTACGCCGAGTTCGGCCCGCTCGCCCACCACCTCCGGTACGTCGAGCGGGCCTCCCGCAAGCTCGCCCGGTCGACGTTCTACGGGATGTCGCGCTGGCAGGGCAGACTCGAGCACAAGCAGGGCTTCCTCGGCCGCATCGTGGACATCGGTGCGGAGCTGTTCGCGATGTCCGCGGTGTGCGTCCGTGCCCGTGCGCAGCGCCAGGACGCCCCCGAAGGCATGGAGCTGGCCGACCTCTTCTGCCGGCAGGCGCGGCTGCGGGCGGAGGCGCTCTTCGCCGCGCTCTGGGACAACACCGACGCGCTGGACGTGAAGGCGGCGCGACGGGCGCTGGACGGGCGCTACGCCTTCCTCGAGGAGGGCGTGATAGCGCCGCCGTCCGACGCCGCCTGGGTGGCCGCGTGGCAGCCCGGCCCGGCCACCGTGGAGGACGTGCGCCGGCGCATCCCGCCGCTGCCGTAGGCGGGCGGGAGCATGTCCACTTCGGACGACACCGCGCGTACCGACGTCGAGAGCCGGCTGCTCGGCGGCGGCACGTACCGCAGCTTGGGCGAACAGCAACTGTCCCCCGCCGAGGAGCGCTTCGAGCGCGGCCGGCGCACCATCGGTCTTCTCCTGGCGCCGGTGGTGACGCTGGTCTTCCTGGCCCTGCCGCTGGACCTGCCACCGAGCCAGCAGACGCTCGCCGGCGTGCTGCTCGGCGTGATCGTGCTCTGGGTGACCGAGCCCGTCCCCATCCCGGTGGGCGGCCTGATCGGCGTCGGCCTGATCGTGGTGCTGGGCGTGGCCCCGCCGGCCGACGTGCTGGCGCCGTTCGGCTCGTCCACGGTGTTCACGTTCATCGGCGCCTTCATCCTCGCCCAGGCCATGCTCAAGCACGGAGTGGCCCGCCGGTTCGCGTTCCGCGTCCTGTCGCTGCCCGGCGTCGGCCGGTCCACCGCCCGGGTGATCGTCGCGTTCGGCCTCATCACCTGCGCGCTGTCCGCGTTCGTGTCGAACACCGCCACGGTGGCGATGCTGCTGCCCACCGCGCTCGGCATCCTGTCCGTCATCGCCAAGCTGATGCAGGACCGCGGCCTGGTGGCCGCGCGGTTCGACCCCACCCGGTTGCGGGTGGGTGCCGCGCTGATGCTGATGCTCGCGTACGGGGCCAGCGTCGGCGGCCTGCTCACCCCGGTCGGCACCCCGCCCAACCTGATCGGCCGTGGCCTGATCGAGGAGGCGACCGGCGAGCGGATCCCGTTCGCCCAGTGGACCGCCGTCGCGGCACCGATCTGCCTCGGCATGTTCGTCGTGCTCGCGGTGGTCCTGCTGCTGCTGAACAAGCCGGAGATCCGCCGGATCGAGGGCGTCGAGCAGTACGTGGCGGCGGCGCGCGCCGAGCTCGGCCCGTTCACCCGCGCCCAGCGCAACACGCTCATCGCCTTCGTGGTCACCGTCGCGCTGTGGATCCTGCCCGGCATCGTCGCGCTGATCGCGGGCGCCGAGTCGGCGGCGTACGAGACGATCAGCGACCGGCTCAACGAGGGCATCGTGGCGGTGCTCGGCGCCTCGCTGCTGTTCCTGCTGCCCACCGACTGGCGCTCGCGCGAGTTCACGCTGAGCTGGAGCGACGCGGCGCGCATCGACTGGGGCACCATCCTGCTGTTCGGCACCGGCATCATCTTCGGCTCGCTGCTGGCGAAGACCGGCCTGGCCGAGACCATCGGCGGAGGCAGCGCGGGCGCGCTGGGGCTGTCCAGCACGTTCGCCATCACGGCGTTCGCGGTGGTGCTGGCGATCATCATCTCCGAGACCACGAGCAACACCGCGTCGGCAGCGGTGGTGGTACCGATCATCATCCCCATCGCGGTGGCCTCGGGCGTCGATCCGTTGGTGCCCGCGCTCGCGGCGACGTTCGCCGCGTCGTTCGGCTTCATGCTGCCGGTGTCCACGCCGCAGAACGCTGTCGTGTACGGCTCCGGGGTCGTACCGATCACCACGATGATCCGCTCCGGGGTCTCCTTCGACGTCCTCGGCGCGATCCTCATCCTGCTCCTGCTGCCGCTCATGGTGGCGGCGGTCGGGCTGGGTGGCTGATGGCACCGCAGCGCATCGCGGTGATCCCGGGTGACGGCATCGGCGTGGAGGTGACCGTCGCCGCCCGGGCCGTGCTGGACGCGGTGGCCGACCGGCACCGGCTCGAGCTGTCCTACGAGGAGTTCGACTGGTCCTGCCGCAGGCACATGGAGCAGGGGGCGATGATGCCGCCGGACGGCATCGCGGTGCTGCGCCCGTACGATGCGATCCTGCTCGGCGCGGTCGGCTGGCCCGGCGTGCCCGACCACGTCTCGCTCTGGGGTCTGCTCATCCCCATCCGGCGGGCCTTCCGCCAGTACGTCAACCTGCGCCCGGTCCGGGTCTTCGACGGCGTGGCGAGCCCACTGCGCCACGCGGCGCCCGGCAGCGTCGACTTCGTCGTGGTCCGCGAGAACGTCGAGGGCGAGTACAGCGAGATCGGCGGCCGGATGAACCGCGGCTTCCCGGACGAGTTCGCGGTCCAGGAATCGGTGTTCACCCGTGCCGGCGTGACCCGGATCGCCGACCATGCGTTCGCGCTGGCCGCGGGCCGGCGCTCGTACGTCACCTCGGCGACGAAGTCCAACGGCATCATGCACACCCTGCCGTTCTGGGACGAGGTGGTCGCCGAGCGGGCCGCCCGGTTCCCCGAGGTGCGCTGGGACGCCGAGCACATCGACGCCCTGGCCGCCAAGCTGGTGCTCGATCCGCAGCGCTTCGACGTGATAGTCGCCTCCAACCTGTTCGGCGACATCCTCAGCGACCTCGCCGCGGCGGTCGCCGGGAGCATCGGCATCGCGCCCTCGGCCAACCTCGACCCCACCCGCACGTACCCGTCGATGTTCGAGCCGGTGCACGGCTCCGCGCCGGACATCGCCGGCCAGGGTGCCGCGAACCCGGTCGGGGCCGTCTGGTCGGCGGCGCTGATGCTGGAGCACCTCGGCCATCCGGCGGCGGCGGCCGACGTCGTGGCCGCGATCGAGGCGTCCCTGGCCGACCCGGCGACCCGGACCCGGGATCTCGGCGGCACGGCGGGCACGGCGGCCGTGGTGGGCGCGCTGGTCGATCACCTCGGCTGAGTCGCTGGGGCGCGCCTGACCGCGCGGAGGCCGTGC is a genomic window containing:
- a CDS encoding tartrate dehydrogenase, producing the protein MAPQRIAVIPGDGIGVEVTVAARAVLDAVADRHRLELSYEEFDWSCRRHMEQGAMMPPDGIAVLRPYDAILLGAVGWPGVPDHVSLWGLLIPIRRAFRQYVNLRPVRVFDGVASPLRHAAPGSVDFVVVRENVEGEYSEIGGRMNRGFPDEFAVQESVFTRAGVTRIADHAFALAAGRRSYVTSATKSNGIMHTLPFWDEVVAERAARFPEVRWDAEHIDALAAKLVLDPQRFDVIVASNLFGDILSDLAAAVAGSIGIAPSANLDPTRTYPSMFEPVHGSAPDIAGQGAANPVGAVWSAALMLEHLGHPAAAADVVAAIEASLADPATRTRDLGGTAGTAAVVGALVDHLG
- a CDS encoding SLC13 family permease is translated as MSTSDDTARTDVESRLLGGGTYRSLGEQQLSPAEERFERGRRTIGLLLAPVVTLVFLALPLDLPPSQQTLAGVLLGVIVLWVTEPVPIPVGGLIGVGLIVVLGVAPPADVLAPFGSSTVFTFIGAFILAQAMLKHGVARRFAFRVLSLPGVGRSTARVIVAFGLITCALSAFVSNTATVAMLLPTALGILSVIAKLMQDRGLVAARFDPTRLRVGAALMLMLAYGASVGGLLTPVGTPPNLIGRGLIEEATGERIPFAQWTAVAAPICLGMFVVLAVVLLLLNKPEIRRIEGVEQYVAAARAELGPFTRAQRNTLIAFVVTVALWILPGIVALIAGAESAAYETISDRLNEGIVAVLGASLLFLLPTDWRSREFTLSWSDAARIDWGTILLFGTGIIFGSLLAKTGLAETIGGGSAGALGLSSTFAITAFAVVLAIIISETTSNTASAAVVVPIIIPIAVASGVDPLVPALAATFAASFGFMLPVSTPQNAVVYGSGVVPITTMIRSGVSFDVLGAILILLLLPLMVAAVGLGG
- a CDS encoding acyl-CoA dehydrogenase family protein — its product is MTTTQRTPGHVSEQQARQVAEAARESEWRKPSFGRELFLGRFPLDLIDPWPAAEPRPDADEFLGRLAEYLRTEVDGARIEREDRIPDEVFHGLARLGAFGMKIDKEYGGLGLTNLHYCKALTLVASVSPAVSALLSAHQSIGVPQPLKIFGTPAQKQAFLPRLAAGEVSAFLLTEPDVGSDPARLGTVAEPVEGGYRLNGVKLWATNGTVATLLVVMARVPGKGITAFVVEGDTPGITVERRNSFLGLRGLENSVTRFHDVLVPAENVIGGLGKGLRIALTTLNTGRLSLPAMCVAASKRSLAIAREWSAERVQWGRPVGRHEAVAGKIAFIAATTYAMESMLDLCCVIADDDRNDIRIEAALVKLFASELAWRIADELVQIRGGRGFERADSLAARGERASEAEQLLRDLRINRIFEGSTEIMHLLIAREAVDAHLAVAGDIIDPEAGLGRKARAGARAGAFYARWLPTLAVGRGQVPGGYAEFGPLAHHLRYVERASRKLARSTFYGMSRWQGRLEHKQGFLGRIVDIGAELFAMSAVCVRARAQRQDAPEGMELADLFCRQARLRAEALFAALWDNTDALDVKAARRALDGRYAFLEEGVIAPPSDAAWVAAWQPGPATVEDVRRRIPPLP